A window of Physeter macrocephalus isolate SW-GA chromosome 6, ASM283717v5, whole genome shotgun sequence genomic DNA:
tgggggggggccagGAAGGGCGGGGCGTGGGGGGCGGGATTGTCAAAAAGGCCACCAGACCGGTGCACATTAGAATcccctgaagattttttttaatgttttatttatttatttatttaattaatttatttatttatttatttatttaggcaggCTGTGTTGGGACTTTGttacagcacatgggatctttccttgcagcacgtgggcttttctctagttgtggcgtgcgggctcagttgccccgcggcacgtaggatcttagttccctgaacagggatcaaacccacgtcccctgaattggaaggcggattcttaaccactggaccaccagggaagtccctcccctggAGATTTTAAATACAGGTTTCCAGGCTTCATTCCAGAGATTCTCATTCCACAGCTGTGGCTTGAGGCCCGGGAAtctgtaattttatgtttagagGCTCCCCCGTGGATCACGTGGCACCAGCTACACACCAGCTGGGCTCTAATCCTGAAGGGAGGAGGGTGACTTTGACCCGGAGCCTGAGGAATCCCCATTCCTGGGAGAGAAGCCAACCTGAGGTTTGCCCCACACAGGGGCCCCTGGCCTCCTTCCCGGGGGTCTCGGTGTCAGGGGTGCGGAGGCTGTGCGCCTGCTCCTGTGCCTCACAGGCTCTTGTGGGCGGGCTGCCAGCAGATTGAGAAGGACCTGCTCCGCACCATGCCCAGCAACGCCTGCTTTGCCCACGTGAGCAGCGTGGGCGTACCCCGCCTGCGCAGGGTGCTCCGAGCGCTGGCCTGGCTCTACCCGGAGATCGGCTACTGCCAGGGCACGGGCATGGTGAGCACAGCCCGGGACGGGGGCAGtaggcctggaggagggggtggaggggggggtcCCCAAGCAGGGAGGGGTTCCAAGCCTGAGGCCGGCATGCGGTCTGTGGTGTGACACCGCCCCCCCCAGAGGCCACCTTGTTCTAACTGGTCACCCCCGAGGGGGTGCCTCTTCTAATTTGCATGGACACCTGGGCAGAGACCCCTTACCCCCTTGCCCCGGCCAGGTGGCTGCCTGCCTCCTGCtgttcctggaggaggaggacgcCTTCTGGATGATGTGCGCTATCATCGAGGACCTGCTCCCCGCCTCCTACTTCAGCACCACTCTGCTGGGCGTCCAGACCGACCAGCGGCTCCTGCGCCACCTCATTGTCCAGTACCTGCCTCGGCTGGACAGGCTGCTCCAGGAGCATGACATCGGTAAGGGCCCGAGCCCGCCTCTGCTCTGGGGTCAAGGGGTCCCGAGCTCTGGCTCAGGTGCTGCACATCTGAGGCCTCAGGACCCAGCTGAGGACGGGGCAGCTGGCAGctcaggaggaggaaaggagctCATCTGACGACGGCCACTCACACTGCCTTCGTTGCTCTCTTGTTCTCCGAGGGTCCCTGACgccccacctcctctctgctGTGGAGCAAGCACGGCCTCCTGCTGCTTTGGGAGATTCGCTCCACCTCCTCCACGGCTTGCATGCCTGGGGGATGCCCCTCCTCTCTGGCTGTTCCGCACTGGCCGTCCCTGGTCCCAGCTTCAGGGCCTCTGTTGTGTGTCCACAGAGCTGTCCCTCATCACACTGCACTGGTTCCTCACGGCCTTCGCCAGCGTGGTGCACATCAGGCTGCTACTGCGCCTCTGGGACCTGTTTTTCTACGAGGGCTCCCTGGTGCTGTTCCAGACCACGCTGGGCATGCTGCGCCTCAAGGTGAAGGCCGGAGTCCCGCGTGCCAGGTGCAGCTGTTCTGGCAGCCTCCTCGGGGtctgccctccctccacctctgctCCAGTCGGGGCCTCAGTGTCATGTGCCCTGAGCCCTGGCCCCTCTGGAGACAccccggggaggagggaggtctCTCTCCTGGGGCAGGGCCTCCTTGTGCTCAGCTGGACCATCCAGGGAAGTCACACATGCCTGAGGCCGGTGATTGGGGTCAGCCAGGCAGTGACAGCGCCCCCCTCGCCCCTCGCATGGcccaggaggaggagctgatCCAGTCGGAGAATTCGGCCTCCATCTTCAACACGCTGTCGGACATACCGTCGCAGATGGAGGACGCGGACCTGCTGCTGGGGGAGGCCATGCGGCTGGCGGGCTCCCTCACTGACGTGGCTGTGGAGAGCCAGCGCCGCAAGCACCTGGCCTACCTCCTAGCCGACCAGGGCCAGCTCCTGGGCGCCAGCCCCACCGCCAGCCTCTCTCAGGTGGGCCCGTGAGGGAGGAGGCCCCAGCTCACCACCGTCCCCTCCAGCTCAGCACCCAGGGCCCGGCTTGGCCAGACCACAGCTGTGCAGGGACCCGCCACCTTGTCCTTGGAGCGTCTCTGCCGGGACCCGCCTGGTTTGGGCGTAGGACAGACCCAGATTTGAACTAACGATATGTTTCTGAGCCTCAGAGCCGGCCTCAGAGGCCATGTCAGAGGAGGCGGCACAAGTGAGATGCCGGCCCGGCCTCTGCACGGGAGGGCTCTGCTCACCGTCCCCAGTGCCGGGGCGCTATCCACTTGGCTGGGCGCCGGGTGCCTGGGGCCGCCGCCGACCTGATTTCCCTGCCTGCAGGTTGTCCGCCGCAGGACCCAGCGGAGGAAGTCTGGCATCACGTCGCTGCTCTTCGGTGAGAACTCTGCGCGGGTGGCCAAGCGCTGGGCTGGGCTCCGAGAGCGGGGCATCTGGCCTCACACCCCGTGTGGACTTTGCGCTTCCCTGGAGCCGGGACAGGGCCGGGCAGGGCCATGGCCGCCATTGCTCTCTGGGCCTCGCAGGGGAGGACGACCTGGAGGCGCTCAAGGCCAAGAACATCAAGCAGACGGAGCTGGTGGCCGACCTCCGGGAAGCCATCCTTCGTGTGGCACGCCACTTCCAGTGCACAGACCCCAAGAACTGCAGTGTGGTGAGCCTCAGGTCCCAGGCTGTGCACACAGCTCAAGCAGGGGCCCTAGCCCTGTTCCGAGCGCCCCCTCGCGGTGGGCTTTTCTGCCTCCCCAGCAGGAGCTGAGCCCGGACTACAGCATGGAGAGCCACCAGAGGGACCACGAGAACTACGTGGCATGCTCGCGCGGCCACCCACGCCGGGCCAAGGCCCTGCTGGACTTCGAGCGCCACGATGATGACGAGTTGGGTTTCCGCAAGAACGACATCATCACGGTGAGCGGGGAGTGGATGCCTTCGTCCCCGCCAACCCCAAGGCCACGGGCTCCCAGAGCTCCCAGAGCTCCCAGCCAAGGAGGAAGCCAGGCAACTGGAGTTGTGCTTCCCGCCCTTTTCCTCTGCAGATCGTCTCCCAGAAGGACGAGCACTGCTGGGTGGGGGAGCTGAACGGCCTGAGAGGTGACGCCTCCGTCGGGTCCTGTGTCGCGCCGGGTGAGGGGAAGGCGGGCCTGGCTGGGAAGCTGCAGCGGGCACTGGGTTTGCTCAGACAGTGGCATGCGTCGCTCCCGTGTGTCCTCAGCCCCGCTGCGGGGAGCATCAGGACACCAGGCCGCCCGCTCCTCACGGGCCCTGCTTCTCCCACAGGCTGGTTTCCAGCAAAGTTCGTGGAAGTCCTGGATGAGCGGAGCAAGGAGGTGAGGGTACGCACGAGGCAGGCCCTCCCCCGGAGCCGCTGCGGCCTCTACCCGAGGCCCGCATCCTCCTTGCAGGGCCTGCATCCCGAGCGCATGTGGCTTGTGGCAGTGGCTGTGAGGAcagggaggggctggctggggcGTCTCAGACCCCGTCCTCCACCCTCAGTACTCCATCGCGGGGGACGATTCTGTGACAGAGGGGGTCACGGACCTCGTGCGAGGGACCCTCTGCCCGGCCCTGAAGGCCCTGTTTGAACACGGACTGAAGAAGCCTTCCCTGCTTGGGGGCGCCTGCCACCCCTGGCTGTTCATCGAGGAGGTGAGTCAGTCCTTTTCCCTGAGCCCCTGTGCTCTGCGGAGCTGGTGGCAGGAGCTGGTGGGGTGGTGACCTGCACTCAGTTGGACTCTGTGGCTTTGACCTGGTACCTATCCCGTTGCCCGACGCTCACCCTGCCCCCCAGGCGGCGGGCCGGGAGGTCGAGAGAGACTTCGACTCGGTGTATTCGCGCCTAGTGCTGTGTAAGACGTACAGGTAACCCTGCCCTGGCCTCGGTGTCCTCCTGGCAGGGTCATCCTCCTGGCAGGGTCACCCggcagcctggggctgggggtggaggagggagagggagcggCCTGAGCCCACCAGGGCAGCGCTGGCAGCTTTGGTCCCCCCTTTCAGGTTGGATGAAGATGGCAAAGTCCTGACCCCAGAGGAGCTGCTCTACCGAGTAAGCAGGGCCGTGGGCGGGACAGGCCTTCAGGGTTGGGAGCTGGGGGGACACCTGAGTGACAGCTGTGCCCTCTAGGCTGTGCAGTCCGTTAATGTGACCCATGACGCTGCACACGCACAAATGGACGTCAAGCTCCGCTCCCTCATCTGCGTGGGGCTCAAGTGAGTGTCCGCGCCGCTGCTGAGTGGGGGCCGCGGTGGGGGGGCCTGAGCTGGGCAGACGGAGGTGGAAGACGGCCAGGGTGGCTCCCGAAGACCTTCCTCCAGCGTGAGACCAGCCAGTGCTTGGGGCGGGGGGCTGGCGCTCGGGTTTTGGGGAGCACAGATTTCAGCAAGGTGAGCAGTGAAGGCTCACCAGGGATGCGGCTGCTAACTAGGGAGGGGCGCCTGCTGGAGGGGCTGCAGGCTTGTGCGAGGCTCAGACCTTGGCCAGGCTGAGTGTGGTGTTTCTGCACTTGCCACGCAGCAGAGAGGTGGCCTCCAGGCTGCTCTGACCTGGAGAGGCGGGGCAGGGGTCCCCGAGACCTGCTCAGAACACGCCGTGGGCCCACCGGCCAGCGAGCGGGCGTGTCGCTCCCCGGCTGACCGGCGGGACTGAGGCCCCAGGGCCCGGGGTGGCGGTGGCCGAGTCTCAGACACAGGACTGAGGGGAGTGGGGGCCGCAGGGACCATGGGCCCCTGGGCGTGTCTCCCCACGCAGAGGAGCCAGAGTGGCTGAGAGGGAAGGAGGCGGGGTCACCTGCATAGGCCACCAAGCGGAGGGAGGTTGGGGGTGCGGATGGAGGGGCCCTGGAGCGGGGGTGGCCCAGCGCGGTGGGTGCGGGAGGGCAGAGCCCCGCCTACAGTCCTCAGGACCCTCTGCCTGGAGCCGCCCCCGACCCCGCCCTGCCTGTGGCCAGTGAGCAGGTCCTGCACCTGTGGCTGGAGGTGCTCTGCTCCAGCCTGCCCACCGTGGAGAAGTGGTACCAGCCCTGGTCCTTCCTGCGCAGCCCCGGCTGGGTCCAGATCAAGTGCGAGCTGCGGTGAGGAGGCCCGGCCCCAGGGGTGGGCCGAGGGGCGGGCCGAGCCCCCTGCGGCCGCTGacagcctccctctccctccgcCTCCAGGGTCCTCTGCTGCTTCGCCTTTAGCCTCTCCCAAGACTGGGAACTTCCTGCAAAGAGAGAGGTGGGTGGTCGGGTCCTGCCTTCCCCAGGAGGGATGGCGGGTGGGGCAGTGTGGGTGTTCGTGCTGGCGGTCCCCCCCAGACGCGTGGGTGCTGAGGCAGGCCTCGTGGGGGCCCTGAGTGCCAGTGTCACCTGTGAGAACCACTCTGGCCCCTTGGGCCCTGTGGTGTGCCCTGCGGCCGTGACAGGAGGGCTGTTCCCGTGCAGGAGGAGAAGCAGCCCCTGAAGGAGGGCGTCCAGGACATGCTGGTGAAGCACCACCTTTTCAGCTGGGACATAGACGGGTGATGCTCTTCCTCCAGGGCCCCTGTCACACCCAGGCCTCCCCAGACCCCTTGGCTACCAGGCCCCTTCCTCAAGCAAGAAGAGAACAGCCCGGCGCTGGCCAGCCTCGGGCCCACCCCAAGCTGCAAGGTCGAGGGGAGGACACACTCGGGAGCTCTGGCTGGGCACCGTGGTAGGGAGTCCGGGGACACTGCCCTGGGTGCCAGAGTGCTGGTGGAGGGCAGCAGGTGGCAGGAGCAGAAGGTGGGGGCCCGGCTCAGCCCGTTACTCTCAGCGCCCGGGGGAGGGCTCTGCCCTGCCAGGGTCTTTACCAGAGGCCCCGGGCCCCAGGCTCGCTGTGCTGAACAAAAACCTTGGGAGGTGGAGCGCCACCTCTGTCCTGTCAGGTTTTGctcaggaggagggtggggaggctgAAGGGCTCCCCTGCCCTCTTTGATTTACAAATAAACTGTCTTTGAGACGCACCTCTCCCACCTTCTGTCTAGCCAGCTGCGCGTCCAAGGTTCTGTTCTTCCCGGAGGAGTGGTCCCGAATGCACAGCCAGGGATGGGAGGTGGCCTCACGGGGAGGTGCAGCCAGGGTCACAGCGCGGCACCCAGATGCTAGGACACCGCCACACCGCCCCCCCTCTTCCCTTCCATGGATTGAGCGAGATGGACTAACAGGCggggtgtttgtttttattttaaaaagttcacaCAGCTTTCCCACCTCTGTCCCAGCACTGGTGCTGGTGACTCCATCCCTGATCCCCTGTGAATGACAATGACAGGGCAGGAGGAGACCGTAGCTTGAGGGCCACCTCTGGCTCCACGGCTCCACTGCtgtcccagggctggggtggctgCGGTGAGACAGCGGGGATGGGACGGAATGTGGGCAGGGGGGCCAGGAAGCACCTCCGCCCTCGTGGCACTGATTGATAAGGAGCAGGAAGCGGGACAGGTGCGGCACAGGCTGTGATGAGGCGTCTACGTGTCAAATACAAGTGATGGGTGGGGCCAGGGTATAAGCTGTGTTAAGCCCCGGGAGCGGAGCGGTGGCTTCGGGCCCTTCCTTGTGCACAGAGTAgaaccgggggtggggggctgcattaacctcccacccaccccccccaaaaaccTTGGGAGGTGGAGCGCCACCTCTGTCCTGTCAGGTTTTGctcaggaggagggtggggaggctgAAGGGCTCCCCTGCCCTCTTTGATTTACAAATAAACTGTCTTTGAGACGCACCTCTCCCACCTTCTGTCTAGCCAGCTGCGCGTCCAAGGTTCTGTTCTTCCCGGAGGAGTGGTCCCGAATGCACAGCCAGGGATGGGAGGTGGCCTCACGGGGAGGTGCAGCCAGGGTCACAGCGCGGCACCCAGATGCTAGGACACCGCCACACCGCCCCCCCTCTTCCCTTCCATGGATTGAGCGAGATGGACTAACAGGCggggtgtttgtttttattttaaaaagttcacaCAGCTTTCCCACCTCTGTCCCAGCACTGGTGCTGGTGACTCCATCCCTGATCCCCTGTGAATGACAATgacaggccagaagggaggcccggccccagggccccagggcaggAGGAGACCGTAGCTTGAGGGCCACCTCTGGCTCCACGGCTCCACTGCtgtcccagggctggggtggctgCGGTGAGACAGCGGGGATGGGACGGAATGTGGGCAGGGGGGCCAGGAAGCACCTCCGCCCTCGTGGCACTGATTGATAAGGAGCAGGAAGCGGGACAGGTGCGGCACAGGCTGTGATGAGGCGTCTACGTGTCAAATACAAGTGATGGGTGGGGCCAGGGTATAAGCTGTGTTAAGCCCCGGGAGCGGAGCGGTGGCTTCGGGCCCTTCCTTGTGCACAGAGTAgaaccgggggtggggggctgcattaacctcccacccaccccccccccaaggtatatgtatgtgtatatatgtatggcGATATATAATATAGAGGTATATACACCtgtacagaaaatgtttgccaccAACCACTAAATGGTTACACTACAGCAAGACACTAAAATGGCAGGGAGCCCCCCTCCCGGGAAGCCTGGGTCGGTGGTGTTGGCATCACGAGGGTGGTGAGGTAGAGGCCCAGCCAGTTCCTTCCCTtgcagggaaggggaagagagggaaggacatGCACCCCTTGCCCTGCCTCAGCCTCGCCTCCTGAGCAAACTGCA
This region includes:
- the SGSM3 gene encoding small G protein signaling modulator 3 isoform X3; translated protein: MSGSHIPSASGPFSALTPSMWPQEILAKYTQKEEAVEQPDFCYDEFGFRVDKEDVLPRCSRIKDRATSDGADGTPRPGQLLEDPPQRLRWQAHLEFTHNHDVGDLTWDKIAISLPRSEKLRSLVLAGVPHSMRPQLWMRLSGALQKKRNSELSYREIVKDSANDETVAAKQIEKDLLRTMPSNACFAHVSSVGVPRLRRVLRALAWLYPEIGYCQGTGMVAACLLLFLEEEDAFWMMCAIIEDLLPASYFSTTLLGVQTDQRLLRHLIVQYLPRLDRLLQEHDIELSLITLHWFLTAFASVVHIRLLLRLWDLFFYEGSLVLFQTTLGMLRLKEEELIQSENSASIFNTLSDIPSQMEDADLLLGEAMRLAGSLTDVAVESQRRKHLAYLLADQGQLLGASPTASLSQVVRRRTQRRKSGITSLLFGEDDLEALKAKNIKQTELVADLREAILRVARHFQCTDPKNCSVQELSPDYSMESHQRDHENYVACSRGHPRRAKALLDFERHDDDELGFRKNDIITIVSQKDEHCWVGELNGLRGWFPAKFVEVLDERSKEYSIAGDDSVTEGVTDLVRGTLCPALKALFEHGLKKPSLLGGACHPWLFIEEAAGREVERDFDSVYSRLVLCKTYRLDEDGKVLTPEELLYRAVQSVNVTHDAAHAQMDVKLRSLICVGLNPQDPLPGAAPDPALPVASEQVLHLWLEVLCSSLPTVEKWYQPWSFLRSPGWVQIKCELRVLCCFAFSLSQDWELPAKREEEKQPLKEGVQDMLVKHHLFSWDIDG